Part of the Thermus aquaticus genome, GGAGGGAATACCTCCACTTAAGGGGCTGGGGTTGAAAACGGCCTAGAACTCCTCCCCCCACCCCGGCACCACGAGGCTCTTCATCCCGGTCCAGTAGGCCACTTTCTCCCTGGGGTGGCCTTCTTTGAGGAAGCGGCGGATGGCCCGCCAGCGCAAGGGGAGGGCGAGGTCGGCCCGCTTCTTGCCCTCCGCCTTCACCCCGGCGAAGTCCGCGAACTCGGTGAGGATCCACTTGGCCTCCTCCAGGCCAAGGGGCTTCCCCCGGTTCTTCCCCGGGGCGGGCTTGAGGAGGAGGTGGGGGTAGGGGAGGGGCTGGTGGGAGGCGAGGAAGGCCCTCTGGGGGAGCCAGTCGGCGAGGACCTCCCGGGCGAGAGGGGAGAGGGGGACCTCCCGGAGCTTGGTCCCCCGCACCAGTAGGCTCTTCTCCCGCACGTCCTCCTTCCAGAGGTCCGCCACCTCCTTCACCGTGAGGCCCACCTCCCCCAGGAGGACGAGGAGGACCCGGAGGAGGGGACGCCAGTAGGCGAGGGGATAGGCCCCGGCCTTTTCCAGGAGGTCCTGGTAGGCCTCCTCGGGCATGGCCCGGGAGGGGGCGACCACGGGAAGCTCCTGGCGGGAGGGGAGGCGCACGTGGGACGGCATGGGATGCCCGGCCCAGTCCAGGAAGGGGAAGAGGTGCCTGAGGCTTGCCCGGGCCCGCTCCACGGTGCCCCAGGAGAGGGGCCCCCTTTCCCCTCCGGGGAAGCCCTTCTCCTTGGCCTCCAGGAGGAAGGCCTTGGGGTCCTCGGCCTCCAGGTGGGGCCACCGCCGCCCCTTCAAGGCCAGCCAGCGCACGAAGTAGCCCACGTAATGGGGGGCCGCCCGGTCGGGCTTCTTGCGGCGGCGGACCAGGTAGGCCCAGAGGGCTTCCTTCAGGACCTCCTCGTC contains:
- a CDS encoding recombinase XerD: MAESLGLEVWDHPEERKRVVGEALARWDEEVLKEALWAYLVRRRKKPDRAAPHYVGYFVRWLALKGRRWPHLEAEDPKAFLLEAKEKGFPGGERGPLSWGTVERARASLRHLFPFLDWAGHPMPSHVRLPSRQELPVVAPSRAMPEEAYQDLLEKAGAYPLAYWRPLLRVLLVLLGEVGLTVKEVADLWKEDVREKSLLVRGTKLREVPLSPLAREVLADWLPQRAFLASHQPLPYPHLLLKPAPGKNRGKPLGLEEAKWILTEFADFAGVKAEGKKRADLALPLRWRAIRRFLKEGHPREKVAYWTGMKSLVVPGWGEEF